The Chitinophaga sp. H8 genome contains a region encoding:
- a CDS encoding Gfo/Idh/MocA family protein: MKKMTRKSFISNFGVLGAAAFISPAVLGSTGSKAQTGPAILPVNKKIRVGLIGCGSVSGVYLPHLATCPYAEVVSLCDIKPERAQKAAKKINGANWYPHIDKMMAGVPFDLLVNTTNMQEHGRLNKIAIAAGKNVWCEKPLANTYREGREILDMAKAKGVKIWGAPAVVNSPQFAFMAKQINEGNLGRIAAAHGHYGHEGPGWSAFFYEENGGSLPDLGVYNIATLTGLFGPAKSVVAMTNVITPTRTVDDKGTIPVVAEDNAQVLFEHKSGVLSHIQCGFNYFDPYGHQGTGQERPTISVYGSKGNMHMVGYDWMPAGVDMATSANPQTQRFVRDAGTYVWQEGASVICEHMATGKKPLINVEHSLHVLEIIEASRESQRTGKRIDLVSSFPWPVVV, translated from the coding sequence ATGAAAAAGATGACCAGAAAAAGTTTCATCAGCAATTTTGGGGTGTTAGGTGCTGCTGCTTTTATATCTCCTGCCGTATTAGGATCAACGGGGTCTAAGGCCCAAACAGGTCCGGCCATCCTTCCTGTAAATAAAAAAATAAGAGTAGGGCTGATCGGTTGTGGTAGTGTGTCTGGTGTTTATCTGCCACATCTGGCTACTTGCCCTTATGCTGAAGTGGTAAGCCTCTGTGACATTAAACCGGAGCGTGCCCAGAAAGCGGCAAAAAAAATTAATGGTGCCAACTGGTATCCGCATATCGATAAAATGATGGCGGGAGTACCGTTTGATCTGTTGGTAAACACTACTAACATGCAGGAACATGGGAGGCTGAACAAAATTGCCATTGCTGCAGGAAAAAATGTTTGGTGCGAAAAACCACTGGCTAACACTTACCGCGAAGGACGTGAAATTCTGGATATGGCAAAAGCAAAAGGGGTAAAGATCTGGGGGGCTCCGGCAGTAGTCAATAGCCCTCAGTTTGCTTTCATGGCCAAACAGATAAATGAAGGTAACCTGGGAAGAATTGCCGCTGCGCATGGGCATTATGGGCATGAAGGACCTGGTTGGTCTGCTTTTTTCTATGAAGAAAATGGAGGGAGTCTGCCAGACCTGGGCGTCTATAATATTGCTACGTTGACCGGTTTATTTGGCCCTGCTAAATCCGTAGTGGCGATGACGAATGTGATTACCCCTACCCGTACCGTAGATGATAAAGGTACGATTCCGGTTGTGGCGGAAGATAATGCCCAGGTACTTTTTGAGCATAAAAGCGGGGTACTGTCACATATCCAGTGCGGCTTCAATTATTTCGATCCTTATGGACACCAGGGGACAGGGCAGGAGCGCCCCACAATTTCTGTATACGGGTCTAAAGGAAATATGCATATGGTAGGGTACGACTGGATGCCTGCAGGGGTAGACATGGCTACCAGCGCCAATCCCCAGACACAGCGTTTTGTGCGTGATGCAGGTACCTATGTCTGGCAGGAGGGGGCTTCTGTGATTTGTGAACATATGGCTACCGGCAAAAAGCCGTTGATCAATGTGGAACATTCCTTACACGTATTGGAGATCATAGAAGCTTCCCGGGAATCACAACGTACTGGTAAACGAATTGACCTCGTATCTTCTTTTCCCTGGCCGGTAGTGGTATAG
- a CDS encoding MFS transporter, with the protein MNTISDQRISWWQKLRTENNRFRLVFLCSFASLGSWMPGFNIWLQDQGMGGTAMGFLAAIPWLVMLLVQPFWGILADKTGKIYCFRLSVLLAALLFGIFPLLAKASMWIGIMTCCFAVFQTPVLPLLDSITLDHAAMDHTISYSRLRFWGAPGFGLGAWLTGILSTTYGSDVSFYLTAAFLLSAWLIARKLEPPPAVVAAADLSFKGLGQTLNNGILFSFLLVVMLVSITQSASSFFLTVYMREIGAAASITGTAIGVQSLSELPFYFIAAWLLRKTNAGKVLVIAIWGTALRFLLYYLNGNPYMVISIESLNGITWTLLWISSVEFVNEKVPAQWRTTGQSLLWAMYFGAGAVAGNVLIGSLYETMPMRQIFGIFSIVVFITGIFSLLLFVKPSKTKPLMVQNVA; encoded by the coding sequence ATGAACACAATTTCAGATCAACGCATCTCCTGGTGGCAAAAGCTGCGAACGGAAAATAATCGTTTCCGGCTGGTATTCCTGTGCAGTTTTGCTTCACTGGGAAGCTGGATGCCTGGTTTTAATATATGGCTGCAAGATCAGGGAATGGGAGGAACAGCAATGGGATTCCTGGCTGCTATTCCCTGGTTAGTGATGCTGCTGGTACAACCCTTCTGGGGAATATTGGCAGATAAAACAGGTAAAATATATTGTTTCCGGCTGTCTGTATTGTTGGCAGCATTGTTATTTGGAATTTTTCCTTTATTAGCTAAAGCCAGCATGTGGATTGGGATAATGACATGCTGTTTTGCTGTATTTCAAACACCTGTGCTGCCTTTGCTGGATAGCATCACATTGGATCATGCTGCAATGGATCATACCATATCTTATAGCAGGTTAAGATTTTGGGGGGCTCCCGGATTTGGATTGGGGGCATGGCTTACCGGGATACTTTCAACAACCTATGGCAGTGACGTGTCGTTTTATCTGACTGCTGCTTTTTTGCTTAGTGCCTGGCTGATAGCGCGCAAACTGGAACCTCCTCCCGCCGTGGTAGCTGCTGCGGATCTTAGCTTTAAGGGGCTGGGGCAAACACTTAACAACGGTATCCTGTTCAGCTTTTTGTTGGTGGTTATGCTGGTATCCATCACCCAATCGGCCAGCTCTTTTTTCCTGACAGTGTATATGCGTGAAATTGGAGCAGCTGCTTCCATTACCGGGACTGCCATAGGGGTACAGTCACTCAGTGAATTACCCTTTTATTTCATAGCTGCCTGGTTGTTACGGAAAACAAACGCGGGGAAAGTGCTGGTCATTGCAATATGGGGTACCGCACTCCGGTTTTTACTGTATTATCTTAATGGCAACCCCTATATGGTAATCAGTATAGAGAGCCTCAATGGGATCACCTGGACTTTACTATGGATCTCCTCTGTAGAATTTGTGAATGAAAAAGTACCTGCTCAATGGAGAACCACTGGACAGTCACTGCTATGGGCTATGTATTTTGGTGCTGGTGCAGTGGCTGGCAATGTACTCATAGGCAGCCTTTATGAAACAATGCCTATGAGGCAGATATTCGGCATATTCAGCATAGTGGTTTTTATTACAGGAATCTTCTCTTTGCTGCTTTTTGTAAAGCCTTCCAAAACGAAACCATTGATGGTACAAAATGTAGCCTGA